In Geobacillus kaustophilus, a genomic segment contains:
- the fliI gene encoding flagellar protein export ATPase FliI: protein MNWQALLDEIDAVDLYKRFGKVSRVIGLMMESKGPKSSIGDLCYIHEQSGCRKIPAEVVGFHEQHVLLMPFSATTHIAPGCLVEATGRPLEVHVGDALIGMVLDPLGQPLDGSPLPPGLKPVSVERDPPNPLVRPPIAEPLEVGIRVIDSLLAVGKGQRVGIFAGSGVGKSTLMGMIARHTSADVNVIALIGERGREVREFLERDLGPDGLARSVVVVATSDQPALMRVKGAYTATAIAEYFRDQGADVMLMMDSVTRVAMAQREIGLAVGEPPTTKGYTPSVFALLPKLLERAGTNASGTITAFYTVLVDGDDMNEPIADAVRGILDGHFVLERQLANKGHYPAINVLKSVSRVMPHMISAEHREAANRFRRLLSTYIDSEDLIQIGAYKRGSSQEIDEAIEFYPQMMAFCRQNIDEKTTRAESIDALLRLLSVR from the coding sequence CTGAACTGGCAGGCGCTTCTTGATGAAATAGACGCTGTCGACTTGTATAAACGGTTTGGCAAAGTGTCGCGCGTCATCGGCTTGATGATGGAATCGAAAGGACCGAAAAGCTCGATTGGCGACCTTTGTTACATCCATGAACAGAGCGGATGCCGGAAAATCCCCGCTGAAGTCGTCGGCTTTCATGAACAGCACGTCTTGCTTATGCCGTTTTCCGCCACGACCCATATCGCTCCCGGCTGCCTTGTCGAAGCGACCGGCCGGCCGCTTGAAGTGCACGTGGGCGATGCGCTCATTGGCATGGTACTTGATCCGCTCGGCCAACCGCTTGACGGGAGCCCGTTGCCGCCCGGGTTGAAGCCGGTGTCGGTCGAACGCGATCCGCCCAATCCGCTCGTTCGGCCGCCGATTGCCGAACCGCTTGAAGTCGGCATCCGCGTCATCGACAGCCTGCTTGCCGTCGGCAAGGGGCAACGCGTCGGCATTTTTGCCGGCTCGGGCGTCGGCAAAAGCACGCTCATGGGAATGATCGCCCGCCATACGTCGGCTGATGTGAACGTCATCGCCTTAATCGGCGAGCGTGGCCGCGAAGTGCGCGAGTTTTTAGAGCGCGACCTTGGCCCGGACGGCTTGGCCCGCTCGGTCGTCGTCGTCGCCACGTCCGACCAGCCGGCGCTGATGCGCGTCAAAGGCGCCTATACGGCAACGGCGATCGCCGAATATTTCCGCGACCAAGGGGCGGATGTCATGCTCATGATGGACTCGGTCACCCGCGTCGCTATGGCGCAGCGGGAGATTGGCCTTGCTGTCGGTGAGCCGCCGACGACGAAAGGCTATACGCCATCGGTCTTCGCCCTCCTGCCAAAGCTGCTTGAACGGGCTGGAACGAACGCTTCCGGCACGATCACTGCGTTTTATACGGTGCTTGTTGACGGCGATGATATGAATGAGCCGATCGCTGATGCGGTGCGCGGTATTTTGGATGGCCATTTTGTGTTAGAACGCCAGCTGGCGAACAAAGGGCATTATCCGGCGATCAACGTGCTCAAAAGCGTCAGCCGCGTCATGCCCCACATGATCAGCGCAGAGCACCGCGAAGCGGCAAACCGGTTCCGCCGCCTTCTGTCCACTTATATAGATTCGGAGGATTTGATTCAAATCGGGGCGTACAAACGGGGGTCGTCCCAAGAAATTGATGAGGCGATCGAATTTTATCCGCAAATGATGGCGTTTTGCCGCCAAAACATCGATGAAAAAACGACGCGCGCCGAAAGCATTGATGCACTGTTGCGCTTGTTGTCGGTTCGGTGA
- the fliH gene encoding flagellar assembly protein FliH, with protein MILLSNVIKAPKLAARAGKKTIVVQRHVSDLPSSVDDRQREMEAVAAAKEEAAKLRRQAEQYYESVREQLVREKEEWKREKERLIEEARARGYEDGYAAGREKALSEHRALIEQARRLAERANTEFYARIESSAETMLDVALKAAERIIGAALEGDRNAFLPLVHQALQEVRRQTEVAVHVHPHCYEAVAEQKELLKSVFPHRVDLFIYPDDALPEYGCVVETPFGRIEASVDVQLERLREALYRRLKEGAFSELAGAS; from the coding sequence ATGATATTATTGTCTAACGTCATTAAAGCGCCGAAATTGGCGGCGCGCGCTGGGAAAAAGACGATCGTCGTGCAGCGCCATGTTTCCGATCTTCCATCGTCCGTCGATGATCGGCAGCGGGAGATGGAAGCGGTCGCCGCCGCCAAGGAAGAAGCAGCCAAGCTTCGCCGCCAGGCAGAGCAATATTACGAATCGGTGCGCGAGCAGTTGGTCCGCGAAAAAGAGGAATGGAAGCGTGAGAAAGAGCGCCTCATCGAGGAAGCGCGCGCCCGCGGGTATGAAGACGGCTATGCGGCTGGGCGCGAGAAGGCCTTGAGCGAGCACCGCGCGTTGATCGAGCAAGCCCGCCGCTTGGCGGAACGAGCGAACACCGAATTTTACGCTCGCATCGAATCGTCAGCCGAGACGATGCTTGATGTGGCGTTAAAAGCGGCCGAACGCATTATCGGCGCCGCGCTTGAGGGCGATCGAAACGCTTTTTTGCCGCTCGTGCACCAAGCGCTGCAGGAAGTGCGCCGGCAAACGGAAGTGGCCGTTCACGTGCATCCGCATTGCTACGAAGCGGTGGCGGAGCAAAAAGAGCTGCTGAAATCTGTTTTTCCGCATCGCGTTGATCTATTCATCTACCCGGACGATGCGCTTCCTGAATATGGCTGTGTCGTGGAGACGCCGTTTGGGCGCATCGAGGCGAGCGTCGATGTACAGCTTGAGCGGCTGCGCGAGGCGCTCTACCGGCGATTGAAGGAGGGGGCGTTTTCTGAACTGGCAGGCGCTTCTTGA
- the fliG gene encoding flagellar motor switch protein FliG yields MAKRERKGGLSGRQKAAILLISLGPDVSASVYKHLSEEEIEKLTLEISNVRQVPAEQKEEVLEEFRQLALAQDYIAQGGIAYAKEVLEKALGPDKAMQIINRLTSALMVRPFDFARKADPMQLLNFIQNEHPQTIALILSYLEPAQAGQILSALPQEMQADVARRIALMDSTSPEIINEVEQILERRLSATVVQDYTQAGGIEAVVEVLNQVDRSTERTILDALEIQDPELAEEIKKRMFVFEDIVTLDHRAIQRVIREVDNNDLMLALKVASDEVKNIIFRNMSTRMAETFKEEMEYMGPVRLRDVEEAQSRIVAVIRRLEEAGEIVIARGGGDDIIV; encoded by the coding sequence ATGGCAAAGCGCGAACGAAAAGGCGGGCTGTCGGGCAGGCAAAAAGCAGCCATCCTGCTTATTTCCCTCGGCCCGGATGTGTCAGCCTCTGTCTATAAACATTTATCCGAGGAAGAGATCGAGAAGCTGACGTTAGAAATTTCCAATGTCCGTCAAGTGCCGGCTGAACAAAAAGAGGAAGTGCTTGAAGAGTTTCGACAGCTCGCCTTGGCGCAAGATTACATCGCCCAAGGCGGCATCGCCTATGCGAAAGAAGTGCTTGAAAAAGCGCTCGGCCCAGATAAGGCGATGCAGATCATCAACCGCCTGACATCAGCGCTGATGGTGCGGCCGTTTGATTTCGCCCGCAAAGCCGATCCGATGCAGCTGTTAAACTTCATTCAAAATGAACATCCGCAAACAATCGCTCTGATTCTTTCATATTTGGAGCCGGCACAGGCGGGGCAAATTTTATCGGCGCTGCCGCAGGAAATGCAAGCGGATGTCGCCCGGCGCATCGCGCTGATGGACAGCACATCGCCGGAGATCATCAACGAAGTTGAGCAAATTTTGGAGCGGCGGCTGTCTGCGACCGTCGTGCAAGATTACACGCAAGCCGGCGGAATTGAGGCGGTTGTTGAAGTGCTGAACCAAGTCGACCGGAGCACGGAGCGAACGATTTTGGATGCCTTGGAAATCCAAGACCCGGAACTGGCCGAGGAAATTAAAAAACGGATGTTTGTCTTTGAAGATATCGTGACGCTCGACCACCGCGCCATTCAGCGCGTCATCCGCGAGGTGGACAACAACGATCTCATGCTGGCGCTGAAAGTAGCGAGCGACGAAGTGAAAAACATTATTTTCCGCAACATGTCGACAAGAATGGCCGAGACGTTCAAAGAAGAAATGGAATATATGGGGCCAGTCCGGCTGCGCGATGTCGAGGAGGCCCAATCGCGCATCGTCGCCGTGATCCGCCGTCTCGAAGAGGCCGGAGAAATCGTCATCGCTCGCGGGGGAGGAGATGATATTATTGTCTAA
- the fliF gene encoding flagellar basal-body MS-ring/collar protein FliF, whose product MRRKWKEWWSRARAFWQERTKKQKWLVLTAAAAVLLVVGVGVFFATRTEMVPLYSNLSPQEAGQIKATLDQRGVPAEVADGGTTIKVPKEQVDALKVELAAEGIPNSGVIDYSFFGQNASFGMTDNEFNMVKLKAMQTELANLIKTIDGVEDAKVMINLPQPSVFVSDEKGEASASIVLKTKPGYQFSDEQIKALYHLVAKSVPNLSTDNIVIMNQFFEYFDLKNDGENSRGATFASQQQIKKQIERDIQRQVQQLLGTMMGQDKVVVSVTADIDFTQEKREENLVAPVDEKNNEGIAVSVQRIKETYSGSGAPPGGAAGTGANEVPGYQNANGATNGNYERTEETINNEVNKIKKQIVESPYKIRDLGIQVMVEPPDPNDPNSLPPETVNDIQKLLGTIVRTSIDKSEAQTLTDQDINNRIVVSVQKFNGKPTFTESAPDRPAWWWYAAGAGALLLVALLLFLWLRRRYEDEEEEEERLFTPPLSTEPDLPEPPETEAALRRRQLERLAKEKPDEFAKLLKTWLSEE is encoded by the coding sequence ATGAGAAGGAAATGGAAAGAGTGGTGGAGCCGCGCTCGCGCGTTTTGGCAGGAACGGACAAAAAAACAGAAATGGCTCGTGCTCACTGCGGCAGCGGCCGTGCTGTTGGTCGTTGGCGTCGGCGTCTTTTTCGCCACAAGGACGGAAATGGTGCCCCTCTACAGCAATTTGTCGCCGCAAGAAGCGGGGCAAATTAAAGCAACGCTTGACCAGCGCGGCGTTCCGGCCGAAGTGGCAGACGGCGGGACGACGATCAAAGTGCCGAAAGAGCAAGTGGACGCGCTGAAAGTCGAGCTCGCTGCTGAAGGCATCCCGAACAGTGGAGTCATTGACTATTCATTTTTCGGCCAAAACGCGAGCTTCGGCATGACGGATAACGAGTTTAATATGGTGAAGCTAAAGGCGATGCAAACGGAGCTCGCCAACTTAATCAAGACGATCGACGGCGTCGAGGACGCCAAAGTCATGATCAACCTTCCGCAACCGAGCGTATTCGTTTCCGATGAGAAAGGGGAAGCCTCGGCTTCGATCGTGCTGAAGACGAAGCCGGGCTATCAATTCAGCGACGAGCAAATCAAAGCGCTCTATCATCTCGTCGCCAAAAGTGTTCCGAATCTCTCTACAGATAATATCGTCATTATGAATCAGTTTTTTGAGTATTTTGATTTGAAAAATGATGGAGAAAATTCGAGAGGGGCAACATTCGCCTCGCAGCAGCAAATCAAAAAGCAGATCGAGCGCGACATTCAGCGCCAGGTGCAGCAACTGCTCGGCACGATGATGGGGCAGGATAAAGTCGTCGTTTCCGTGACGGCCGACATTGACTTTACGCAAGAAAAGCGGGAAGAAAACTTAGTCGCCCCGGTTGATGAGAAAAACAATGAGGGCATTGCCGTCAGCGTTCAGCGCATTAAAGAGACGTACTCCGGGAGCGGTGCGCCGCCCGGAGGCGCCGCTGGAACGGGCGCGAACGAAGTGCCGGGCTATCAAAATGCAAACGGCGCAACAAACGGCAACTATGAACGAACCGAAGAGACGATCAACAACGAGGTAAACAAAATCAAAAAGCAAATCGTCGAAAGTCCATATAAAATCCGCGACCTAGGCATCCAAGTGATGGTCGAGCCGCCTGACCCTAATGATCCGAACTCGCTGCCGCCCGAGACGGTCAATGATATTCAAAAACTGCTAGGAACGATCGTTCGGACGTCAATTGACAAAAGCGAGGCGCAAACGCTCACTGATCAAGACATCAACAACCGCATCGTCGTTTCGGTGCAAAAATTCAACGGCAAGCCGACATTCACCGAATCAGCGCCGGACCGGCCGGCGTGGTGGTGGTATGCGGCCGGTGCAGGGGCGCTGCTCCTCGTTGCTTTGCTGTTGTTCCTCTGGCTGCGCCGCCGCTATGAAGACGAGGAAGAGGAAGAAGAACGCTTGTTCACTCCGCCGCTTTCGACGGAGCCGGATTTGCCGGAGCCGCCGGAGACAGAGGCAGCGTTGCGCCGCCGACAGCTGGAGCGGCTGGCGAAAGAAAAGCCGGATGAATTTGCAAAACTATTAAAAACGTGGCTATCGGAAGAGTAG
- the fliE gene encoding flagellar hook-basal body complex protein FliE codes for MIDGASRIGLMMSSAVSPPAKPAEAQKQFAAFFKEALNRVNEAQIQADALTEKLVRGESVQLHDVMIAAQKASITLQLTLEIRNKAIEAYQEMMRMPL; via the coding sequence ATGATTGATGGAGCAAGTCGCATTGGGCTGATGATGTCTTCCGCCGTTTCGCCCCCAGCGAAGCCGGCTGAGGCGCAAAAGCAATTCGCCGCATTTTTCAAAGAGGCGCTCAACCGCGTGAACGAAGCGCAAATTCAAGCCGATGCGCTGACGGAAAAGCTCGTTCGCGGGGAGAGCGTTCAGTTGCATGATGTGATGATCGCCGCGCAAAAAGCGAGCATCACGTTGCAGCTGACGCTGGAGATCCGCAACAAAGCGATCGAGGCATATCAAGAAATGATGCGCATGCCATTGTAG
- the flgC gene encoding flagellar basal body rod protein FlgC encodes MSLFQSLNISASALTAQRLRMDVIASNIANADTTRARLVNGQWEPYRRKMVIIEPRSGLFSGYLQAALSRADAVDGGVRVREIVDDPAPFKLVYDPNHPDAGADGYVRLPNVDPLKEMVDLIGATRSYEANVTVLNASKGMLMKALEIGK; translated from the coding sequence GTGTCTTTGTTTCAAAGTCTAAACATTTCGGCTTCGGCGTTGACCGCCCAGCGGTTGCGCATGGACGTGATTGCCTCCAATATCGCCAACGCCGATACGACGCGCGCCCGCCTTGTCAACGGCCAGTGGGAGCCGTACCGCCGCAAAATGGTCATCATCGAACCGCGCAGCGGGTTGTTTTCGGGCTATTTGCAGGCTGCGCTCAGCCGTGCCGACGCGGTGGACGGTGGAGTGCGGGTGCGCGAAATTGTCGATGATCCGGCGCCGTTTAAACTCGTCTACGACCCGAATCACCCGGATGCGGGCGCCGATGGCTATGTGCGTCTGCCAAACGTCGACCCGCTGAAAGAAATGGTGGACTTGATCGGGGCAACGCGTTCGTATGAGGCGAACGTTACGGTGTTGAATGCTTCAAAAGGAATGCTCATGAAGGCGCTCGAGATCGGGAAATAG
- the flgB gene encoding flagellar basal body rod protein FlgB: MALFSATIGWLEQGLRYAALRQQAIADNIANADTPGYKAKDVRFQAELERAFRLEAKRTNPKHFSFPNEQNGKIIVTTDTTVSYNHNGNSVDIDQEMSKLAENQIYYNALIERLNGKFTTLKTVIKGGK; encoded by the coding sequence TTGGCGCTCTTTTCAGCGACGATCGGTTGGCTTGAACAAGGGCTTCGCTACGCTGCGCTTCGCCAACAGGCGATCGCCGACAACATCGCCAACGCCGATACGCCGGGCTATAAGGCGAAAGATGTGCGCTTTCAGGCTGAATTGGAACGGGCGTTTCGGCTTGAGGCCAAACGGACGAATCCGAAGCATTTTTCGTTTCCAAACGAACAAAACGGAAAAATCATCGTGACGACGGACACAACGGTGAGTTACAATCATAATGGAAACAGTGTCGATATCGATCAAGAAATGTCAAAACTAGCAGAAAACCAAATTTATTACAATGCCTTAATCGAGCGGCTCAACGGCAAATTTACCACGTTGAAAACTGTGATTAAAGGAGGGAAATAA
- the codY gene encoding GTP-sensing pleiotropic transcriptional regulator CodY codes for MNLLEKTRKINAMLQKAAGRPVNFKEMAETLCEVIEANVFVVSRRGKLLGFAIKQSIENERMKRMLEERQFPEEYTKNLFNITETSPNIDINSEYTAFPVENRDLFKTGLTTIVPINGGGERLGTLILSRLDREFDNDDLILAEYGATVVGMEILREKAEEIEEEARSKAVVQMAISSLSYSELEAIEHIFEELDGTEGLLVASKIADRVGITRSVIVNALRKLESAGVIESRSLGMKGTYIKVLNDKFLSELEKLKSS; via the coding sequence ATGAACTTGTTAGAGAAAACGCGGAAAATCAATGCCATGTTGCAAAAGGCGGCCGGGCGGCCGGTCAATTTTAAAGAAATGGCCGAAACGCTTTGCGAAGTGATTGAAGCCAATGTGTTTGTCGTCAGCCGCCGCGGCAAGCTGCTTGGATTCGCCATTAAACAATCGATTGAAAACGAACGGATGAAGCGGATGCTGGAGGAGCGCCAGTTTCCGGAAGAATACACGAAAAACTTGTTCAACATTACGGAAACGTCTCCTAATATTGATATTAATAGCGAATATACGGCGTTTCCAGTGGAAAATCGTGACTTGTTCAAAACCGGCTTGACGACGATTGTACCGATCAACGGCGGGGGCGAGCGGCTCGGCACGCTCATTTTGTCGCGCCTTGACCGCGAGTTTGACAATGACGATCTCATTTTGGCTGAATACGGAGCAACGGTCGTCGGCATGGAAATTTTGCGTGAAAAGGCGGAAGAAATTGAAGAGGAAGCGCGCAGCAAGGCGGTCGTGCAAATGGCGATCAGCTCCCTTTCTTACAGCGAGCTTGAGGCGATCGAACACATTTTTGAGGAGCTTGACGGAACGGAAGGGCTGCTTGTCGCGAGCAAAATCGCCGACCGCGTCGGCATTACCCGCTCGGTCATCGTCAATGCTCTGCGCAAACTGGAAAGCGCCGGCGTGATCGAATCGCGTTCACTCGGCATGAAAGGAACGTACATTAAAGTATTGAACGACAAGTTTTTAAGCGAACTTGAAAAATTGAAATCGAGCTGA
- the hslU gene encoding HslU--HslV peptidase ATPase subunit codes for MAETLTPRQIVEKLDQFIVGQKEAKKAVAIALRNRYRRSLLDEKLRDEVMPKNILMIGPTGVGKTEIARRLAKLVGAPFIKVEATKFTEVGYVGRDVESMVRDLVETSVRLVKERKMNEVKDRAEQQANKRLVELLVPGKPKQTIKNPLELLFGGQGAQADSSYSHEDEQVEQKRRQVAWQLANGQLENEMVTIEIEEQTPLWFDFLQGAGIEQMGMNMQDALSSLMPKRRKKRRLKVSEARKVLINEEAQKLIDMDEVTQEAVRLAEQSGIIFIDEIDKIARSGAVSGSADVSREGVQRDILPIVEGSTVMTKYGPVKTDHILFIAAGAFHMAKPSDLIPELQGRFPIRVELAKLSVDDFVRILVEPNNALIKQYQALLATEGISLEFSDDAIRKIAEVAFEVNQATDNIGARRLHTILEKLLEDLLFEAPDIGIDKVVITPQYVEQKLGSIIKNKDLSEFIL; via the coding sequence ATGGCGGAAACGTTGACTCCACGGCAGATTGTCGAAAAACTCGATCAGTTCATCGTCGGGCAAAAAGAGGCAAAAAAGGCGGTGGCGATCGCGCTTCGCAACCGATATCGCCGCAGTTTGCTCGATGAAAAATTGCGCGATGAAGTGATGCCGAAAAACATTTTAATGATCGGCCCGACCGGGGTCGGGAAGACGGAGATCGCCCGCCGGCTCGCCAAACTCGTCGGCGCCCCGTTCATCAAAGTCGAAGCGACGAAATTCACCGAAGTCGGTTATGTTGGACGCGACGTCGAATCGATGGTGCGCGATTTGGTGGAAACGTCAGTCAGGCTCGTGAAAGAACGAAAAATGAACGAAGTGAAAGACAGGGCTGAACAGCAGGCGAACAAGCGGCTTGTTGAACTGCTCGTTCCCGGCAAGCCAAAGCAGACAATCAAAAATCCGCTTGAGCTGCTGTTTGGTGGTCAAGGAGCCCAAGCGGACAGCAGTTACAGCCATGAGGATGAACAGGTGGAACAAAAGCGGCGCCAAGTTGCTTGGCAGTTGGCAAACGGGCAGTTGGAAAACGAGATGGTGACGATTGAAATCGAGGAACAGACGCCGTTATGGTTTGACTTTTTGCAAGGGGCAGGCATTGAGCAGATGGGGATGAACATGCAGGATGCGTTAAGCAGCCTCATGCCGAAGCGGCGCAAAAAGCGGCGTCTCAAAGTGAGTGAAGCGCGCAAAGTGCTCATCAACGAGGAAGCGCAAAAGCTGATCGACATGGATGAAGTGACGCAAGAGGCCGTCCGCCTCGCTGAGCAGTCCGGCATCATTTTTATCGATGAAATCGACAAAATCGCCCGCAGCGGAGCGGTGTCCGGCTCGGCCGACGTCTCGCGCGAAGGAGTGCAGCGCGACATTTTGCCAATTGTTGAAGGGTCGACCGTCATGACGAAGTACGGCCCGGTGAAAACGGACCACATTTTATTCATCGCCGCCGGCGCGTTCCATATGGCGAAGCCGTCGGATTTGATCCCTGAGCTGCAAGGCCGTTTCCCGATCCGCGTCGAGCTTGCGAAACTTTCGGTCGACGATTTCGTAAGAATATTAGTCGAGCCGAATAACGCGCTCATTAAACAATATCAAGCTCTTTTGGCAACGGAAGGTATAAGTCTTGAATTTTCTGACGATGCTATTCGTAAGATTGCCGAGGTGGCATTTGAAGTAAACCAGGCGACCGACAACATCGGTGCGCGCCGGTTGCACACGATTTTGGAAAAACTGCTGGAAGACTTGCTGTTTGAGGCGCCGGACATCGGAATCGACAAGGTCGTCATCACACCGCAATATGTCGAGCAAAAACTCGGCAGCATCATCAAAAACAAAGATTTAAGCGAGTTTATTTTATGA
- the hslV gene encoding ATP-dependent protease subunit HslV encodes MGAFHATTIFAIRHNGASAMAGDGQVTFGNAVVMKHTAKKVRRLFQGNVLAGFAGSVADAFTLFEMFEGKLEQWNGNLPRAAVELAKEWRSDKVLRRLEAMLIVMDKQHLLLVSGTGEVIEPDDGMLAIGSGGQYALAAGRALKKYAGGSMTAKEIAKAALEIAADICVYTNGHIIVEEL; translated from the coding sequence ATGGGAGCCTTTCATGCGACGACAATTTTTGCCATCCGCCATAACGGCGCATCCGCCATGGCTGGAGACGGCCAAGTGACGTTCGGCAATGCGGTCGTCATGAAGCATACAGCAAAAAAAGTGCGGCGGCTGTTCCAAGGAAACGTGCTCGCCGGTTTTGCCGGCTCCGTCGCTGACGCGTTTACGCTCTTTGAAATGTTTGAAGGCAAGCTCGAACAATGGAATGGCAACTTGCCGCGCGCGGCGGTTGAGCTGGCGAAAGAGTGGCGGAGCGATAAAGTGCTGCGCCGCCTTGAGGCGATGCTCATTGTTATGGACAAACAGCATTTGCTGCTTGTCTCCGGCACGGGCGAAGTGATTGAGCCGGATGATGGCATGCTTGCCATCGGCTCGGGCGGTCAGTATGCGTTGGCTGCTGGGCGTGCGTTGAAGAAGTACGCCGGCGGCTCGATGACCGCGAAGGAGATTGCCAAGGCGGCGCTCGAAATCGCCGCTGACATTTGCGTTTATACGAACGGCCATATTATTGTCGAAGAGCTGTAA
- the xerC gene encoding tyrosine recombinase XerC codes for MENSKLALQLFMEYLQIEKNYSQYTIVCYRRDIEQFFRFMDEEGIGALDEVSYSDVRLYLTKLYEQQLASRSVARKISSLRSFYKFLLREGRAAENPFALATLPKKEQKIPNFLYPKELEALFFVNDENTALGQRNAALLELLYATGARVSECCHIQLSDVDFVAETVLIHGKGNKQRYVPFGRPAREALERYIHRGRRELTRKLPADHRYLFVNARGNPLTPRGVRHILDRIVEAAALTQNISPHVLRHTFATHLLNEGADLRSVQELLGHAHLSSTQVYTHVTKDRLRHIYLQAHPRA; via the coding sequence ATGGAGAATTCGAAACTTGCGTTACAATTATTCATGGAATATTTACAAATCGAGAAAAATTATTCACAATATACTATTGTGTGTTACCGGCGTGACATTGAGCAGTTTTTCCGATTTATGGATGAGGAAGGAATCGGCGCGCTTGATGAAGTGTCCTACAGCGACGTTCGTTTATATTTGACGAAACTATACGAGCAACAGTTGGCCAGCCGTTCGGTCGCCCGCAAAATTTCGAGTTTGCGCAGCTTTTACAAGTTTTTGTTGCGCGAAGGGCGGGCGGCCGAAAATCCGTTTGCGCTCGCGACGCTGCCGAAAAAAGAGCAAAAAATTCCTAATTTTTTATATCCCAAAGAATTAGAAGCATTGTTTTTTGTCAATGATGAAAATACGGCCCTAGGCCAGCGCAATGCGGCGCTGCTTGAGTTGTTGTACGCGACTGGCGCTCGGGTTAGTGAATGTTGTCACATACAGCTGTCTGATGTCGATTTTGTTGCGGAAACCGTGCTCATTCACGGCAAAGGAAACAAGCAGCGCTACGTTCCGTTCGGCCGTCCGGCCCGCGAAGCGCTTGAACGGTATATCCATAGGGGCCGACGCGAACTGACAAGAAAGCTGCCGGCGGACCACCGCTATTTATTTGTCAACGCCCGAGGCAATCCGCTCACGCCTCGGGGAGTGCGCCATATTCTGGATCGGATCGTCGAAGCCGCTGCGCTGACGCAAAACATCAGCCCGCACGTGCTTCGGCATACGTTTGCGACTCATTTGCTCAACGAAGGGGCCGATCTCCGTTCGGTGCAGGAACTGCTCGGTCATGCGCATTTGTCATCGACGCAAGTGTATACACATGTAACGAAAGACCGGCTGCGGCATATTTATTTGCAGGCGCATCCGCGGGCGTAA